Within the Natranaeroarchaeum sulfidigenes genome, the region TCTTGTTCAAGCAAGCCCTGATACGTGAGTGCCAGTACTGATTGGCTACAGGCGGCGATACCAAGTATTCTCTCTACCGCCTCCATCGACGAATCGAACACGGAGATCCTCTTTACGATCTACTATGGCGTACGCACCGAACGCCTCATTGGGGGTTAATTGCTTGTTGAATGCGTCGACGGTGAAATGGCTAATGCCCCCGGAGCAAACATACCCGAATTCGTGGAGGTGGCCGTTGAACGTCGCTGCGACTGCATCAGTCATTGCCAAAGCGTTGCGAACCGCCGCTCCGTCAGCACAGAACGCCTCCTCCGGGCGGTCGGCAAACCACCGGTTATTGCTGACATCACACTCGTGGACTGGGTGATGTACGAAGACGAGAGCATCCGAGAGATCCTCTAGTGCGTCCCGGAGTGCCCGTAACTGTCTTTCACCGATCTCGCCACGACCACCGTCGAGGTGCGGGGCCGTCGAGTCAAGATACACTAGCGACGCGTCAGTGTCGATCCCCCAGGCTTCGTGACCGAATAATTCGGGCCAGTCGTCCGCGATCGAGAGGTGAACCGCGTCGTGGTTTCCAGGCAGGTACCGCACTGGGCAGGAAATCTCATCTAGAATCGAACGGATAGTCACTGCATTCTCACGGTCTGTCGCAGCCGCGTCTACTTCGTGGACAATGTCGCCGAGCACCACGACTCGGTCGGGCTGGATCCGTTCTTCGAATCTGAAAACTGCTTTCTGGAGTTCAGCTGTGAGCTGCTCGGGTGCAGATTTGTTGTAATGAAGGTCGGTCAGGATGGCGACCCGCGTCATAACAGGATAACGCCGATGAAGGCGACGATGAACTGTATGAGGAACAGTAAGACGGCGAGACGGAGCCAAGCAAGGCCACGACCTGCATACTGTGCCTTTCGTTTTCCAACTTGTTTGTAATGATAGAGTTTCGCCAAGCGGAACTCGTCGTAGTCCTCAACGCGGTCCGCGCTCCCGTAGTCTGCGACGAAATCGGCGACAAATGACTCGTATGTTGACTGGTCCAAATCGTCGTGACCCCCGTCGCGCATCTTCATTACGGAGTCGTACTGCTCGGCCGAAGTTCCGTACCAAGGGAGCCAGGGGTGGCTGAGAAGTGGCTCTCCAACTCCTTCTGAATAGAACCCGACAGGAAGCAACGAGTTAACGATCGCGTTCAAACTCAGAAAGATCAGCGCCATCGCAGTGATACCGAGTGCAACGAACAGCCACTGGACGCCACCGGTGACCATGGTTTCTG harbors:
- a CDS encoding metallophosphoesterase family protein, with product MTRVAILTDLHYNKSAPEQLTAELQKAVFRFEERIQPDRVVVLGDIVHEVDAAATDRENAVTIRSILDEISCPVRYLPGNHDAVHLSIADDWPELFGHEAWGIDTDASLVYLDSTAPHLDGGRGEIGERQLRALRDALEDLSDALVFVHHPVHECDVSNNRWFADRPEEAFCADGAAVRNALAMTDAVAATFNGHLHEFGYVCSGGISHFTVDAFNKQLTPNEAFGAYAIVDRKEDLRVRFVDGGGRENTWYRRL